The following proteins come from a genomic window of Deinococcus seoulensis:
- a CDS encoding condensation domain-containing protein, with amino-acid sequence MTLTASPTRPAPAPPVPRTLPLTQAQLGLWAEEREQPGGTLNHVAETLDLRGPLDPARLRAALSDTLREVPALHVRFRDDGQRVRQLLGPVTPRAPQEHDLSGHPDPDARAQAITGALLDAPLDLPGGELYRHALLRLGPDHLRWVFVTHHIALDGYGMHLLLARLAATYRQEACAPFDPLDAAVLEDGAYQASPDRARDRAALGAVYADLPFEPAPLLTRGLKRGWRAGRDLPPTLVRDLRAGAGPLNAGWPDLLFALSAAFWHAHTGERVTLIAAPVMLRLGSAAARVPCMIMNLLPLRVNVAPHDSLRTLAAQVRETRTRMQPHARYRYEHLWTDLRGRRLFGPEVNVLPFASPPDLGPGLSVTARTLASGPVEDLALTFSGWAGALHLSVDGHPDLYTPAQVSGLCDRLIRGLDLAMRDPDAPLPPLLQEHA; translated from the coding sequence GTGACCCTGACCGCCTCCCCCACCCGGCCCGCCCCCGCCCCGCCCGTTCCGCGCACGCTGCCGCTCACGCAGGCGCAACTGGGCCTGTGGGCCGAGGAACGCGAGCAGCCCGGCGGCACCCTGAACCACGTGGCCGAGACGCTCGACCTGCGCGGCCCCCTCGACCCGGCGCGGCTGCGCGCGGCGTTGAGTGACACGCTGCGCGAGGTGCCGGCGCTGCACGTCCGCTTCCGGGATGACGGGCAGCGGGTCCGGCAACTGCTCGGGCCGGTCACGCCCCGCGCGCCGCAGGAACACGACCTGAGCGGCCACCCCGACCCGGACGCCCGGGCACAGGCCATCACGGGCGCGCTGCTGGACGCGCCGCTGGACCTGCCGGGCGGCGAACTGTACCGCCACGCGCTGCTGCGCCTCGGGCCGGACCACCTGCGCTGGGTGTTCGTCACGCACCACATCGCCCTGGACGGCTACGGGATGCACCTGCTGCTGGCCCGCCTTGCCGCCACGTACCGGCAGGAGGCCTGCGCGCCCTTCGACCCGCTGGACGCCGCCGTGCTGGAGGACGGCGCGTATCAGGCGTCCCCGGACCGCGCCCGCGACCGCGCCGCCCTGGGCGCCGTGTACGCCGACCTGCCCTTCGAACCCGCGCCGCTGCTCACGCGCGGCCTGAAACGCGGCTGGCGTGCCGGACGCGACCTGCCTCCCACCCTGGTCCGCGACCTGCGCGCCGGGGCCGGGCCGCTGAATGCAGGCTGGCCGGACCTGCTGTTCGCGCTGAGCGCCGCGTTCTGGCACGCCCACACCGGCGAGCGCGTCACGCTGATCGCCGCGCCCGTCATGCTGCGCCTGGGCAGCGCCGCCGCCCGCGTGCCCTGCATGATCATGAACCTGCTGCCGCTGCGCGTGAACGTCGCCCCGCACGACTCGCTGCGCACCCTGGCCGCCCAGGTCCGCGAGACCCGCACCCGCATGCAGCCGCACGCCCGCTACCGCTACGAGCACCTGTGGACCGACCTGCGCGGCCGCCGCCTGTTCGGCCCGGAGGTGAACGTCCTGCCCTTCGCCTCCCCGCCGGACCTCGGCCCCGGCCTGAGCGTCACGGCGCGCACGCTGGCGTCCGGGCCGGTCGAGGATCTCGCCCTGACCTTCAGCGGCTGGGCGGGCGCCCTGCACCTGAGCGTGGACGGCCACCCGGACCTGTACACCCCCGCGCAGGTGAGTGGCCTGTGCGACCGCCTGATCCGGGGTCTGGACCTCGCCATGCGCGACCCGGACGCCCCGCTGCCGCCCCTGCTGCAGGAGCACGCATGA
- a CDS encoding isochorismatase family protein, producing the protein MIPRLPSYPMPDPASFPATRVAWTPDAARSALLVHDLQVYFLDFYDPALPPVPELLRNVSRLIARCRELGIPVVYTAQPGGQRPQDRALLTDFWGTGLRDDPAQTRVHPQVAPQPGDTVLTKWRYSAFKRTPLEEQLRAWGRDQLLVCGVYAHIGCLLTAAEAFMLDVQPFLIGDALADFSEAEHRQALTYAANRCAQVTGTDDALRALGSPAWTEERVRGQVAALLGVDPQALHGDDDLLMLGLDSVRLMLLTEDWQREGQRVSYADVAARPTLNAIMDALNAAAPMPEPKPKPAPEPV; encoded by the coding sequence ATGATTCCCAGACTGCCCAGTTACCCCATGCCCGACCCCGCCTCCTTCCCCGCCACCCGCGTCGCCTGGACGCCGGACGCCGCGCGCTCCGCGCTGCTGGTCCACGACCTCCAGGTGTACTTCCTGGACTTCTACGACCCGGCCCTACCCCCCGTGCCGGAGTTGCTGCGTAACGTGTCGCGCCTGATCGCCCGCTGCCGCGAACTGGGCATCCCGGTCGTGTACACCGCGCAGCCCGGGGGTCAGCGCCCCCAGGACCGCGCCCTCCTGACCGACTTCTGGGGCACGGGTCTGCGGGACGATCCCGCGCAGACCCGCGTGCACCCGCAGGTCGCGCCGCAACCCGGCGACACGGTGCTCACCAAGTGGCGGTACAGCGCCTTCAAGCGCACGCCGCTGGAGGAGCAGTTGCGCGCCTGGGGCCGCGATCAGCTGCTGGTGTGCGGCGTGTACGCGCACATCGGGTGCCTGCTCACGGCGGCCGAGGCGTTCATGCTGGACGTGCAGCCCTTCCTGATCGGGGACGCCCTGGCCGACTTCAGCGAGGCCGAACACCGTCAGGCCCTGACCTACGCGGCGAACCGCTGCGCGCAGGTGACCGGCACGGACGACGCCCTGCGCGCCCTGGGCAGCCCCGCCTGGACGGAGGAGCGGGTGCGCGGGCAGGTCGCGGCCCTGCTGGGCGTGGACCCGCAGGCCCTGCACGGGGACGACGACCTGCTGATGCTGGGCCTGGACTCGGTGCGCCTGATGCTGCTGACCGAGGACTGGCAACGCGAGGGCCAGCGCGTGTCGTACGCCGACGTGGCGGCCCGGCCCACCCTGAACGCGATCATGGACGCCCTGAACGCCGCTGCGCCCATGCCCGAGCCCAAGCCCAAGCCCGCCCCGGAGCCCGTGTGA
- a CDS encoding (2,3-dihydroxybenzoyl)adenylate synthase has protein sequence MKASLPPQHGPHDGPDEFTPWPEALARTYREAGYWQGEPFGAWLSGLARRYADRPALLTPDGPVTYRELDRRATVQAAALAARGLRGGDRVTLHLPNTPAFFEVLLGLLRLGVRPILALPAHREHELGYFCAHAGAAALVTAADPERLALAARVQASLERPLPVIALGENPGTWEGEAVSFLPPAATAPTPDFTPPRVDPGGVALYQLSGGSTGTPKLIGRTHDDYLYSIRASADLCELGADTVYLAALPLAHNFPLTSPGTLGALHAGGRVVVAPDAAPGTAFPLIAAHGVTHTALVPALLQVWLRALEGGPHTPFPSLRCVQVGGAPLSPDVARQVRPRLGAALQQVFGMAEGLVNYVRPGAPDDEALGTQGRPISPHDEVRIVDDHDRPVPDGTPGHLLTRGPYTIRGYFRAPDHNARAFTPDGFYRTGDLVTRTPGGALVVTGRHKDQINRAGEKIAAEEIEHALLRHPLVQAAAVVGTPDPWLGERSVAFVQVAFVEATPGAPDLALTLKRHLRDLGLATFKIPDRIEPLPALPRTPLGKTDKPALRALAAQPVAQSTPSTRTSRSRP, from the coding sequence GTGAAGGCTTCCCTGCCTCCACAGCACGGCCCGCACGACGGACCGGACGAGTTCACCCCCTGGCCCGAGGCCCTGGCGCGCACGTACCGCGAGGCCGGGTACTGGCAGGGCGAACCGTTCGGCGCGTGGCTGAGCGGCCTCGCGCGGCGGTACGCGGACCGCCCGGCCCTCCTGACCCCGGACGGCCCCGTCACGTACCGCGAACTGGACCGCCGCGCGACCGTGCAGGCCGCCGCCCTGGCCGCGCGGGGCCTGCGCGGCGGTGACCGCGTGACGCTGCACCTGCCGAACACCCCGGCGTTCTTCGAGGTGCTGCTGGGCCTGCTGCGCCTGGGCGTGCGGCCCATCCTGGCGCTGCCCGCGCACCGCGAGCATGAACTCGGGTACTTCTGCGCGCACGCCGGGGCCGCCGCGCTCGTCACGGCCGCCGACCCGGAGCGGCTGGCGCTGGCGGCCCGCGTTCAGGCCAGCCTGGAGCGCCCGCTGCCGGTCATCGCCCTGGGCGAGAACCCCGGCACCTGGGAGGGCGAGGCGGTGTCGTTCCTGCCGCCCGCCGCCACCGCGCCCACGCCGGACTTCACGCCTCCCCGCGTGGACCCTGGCGGGGTCGCGCTGTACCAGCTGTCCGGCGGCAGCACCGGCACGCCGAAACTGATCGGACGCACCCACGACGACTACCTGTACTCCATCCGCGCCAGCGCCGACCTGTGCGAACTCGGCGCGGACACCGTGTACCTCGCGGCGCTGCCGCTGGCGCACAACTTCCCGCTCACGTCGCCCGGCACGCTGGGCGCGCTGCACGCCGGCGGGCGGGTCGTGGTCGCGCCGGACGCCGCGCCCGGCACCGCGTTCCCGCTGATCGCCGCGCACGGCGTGACGCACACCGCGCTCGTGCCGGCGCTGCTGCAGGTGTGGCTGCGCGCCCTGGAGGGCGGCCCGCACACCCCGTTCCCGTCTCTGCGTTGCGTGCAGGTGGGCGGCGCGCCCCTGAGCCCCGACGTGGCCCGGCAGGTGCGGCCCCGGCTGGGCGCGGCGCTGCAACAGGTGTTCGGCATGGCCGAGGGCCTCGTGAACTACGTGCGGCCCGGCGCGCCCGACGACGAGGCCCTGGGCACGCAGGGCCGCCCGATCAGCCCGCACGACGAGGTCCGCATCGTGGACGACCACGACCGGCCCGTCCCGGACGGCACGCCCGGCCACCTGCTCACGCGCGGCCCGTACACCATCCGCGGGTACTTCCGCGCGCCGGACCACAACGCCCGCGCCTTCACCCCGGACGGCTTCTACCGCACGGGCGACCTCGTGACCCGCACGCCCGGCGGGGCGCTGGTCGTCACGGGCCGCCACAAGGACCAGATCAACCGCGCGGGCGAGAAGATCGCCGCCGAGGAGATCGAACATGCCCTGCTGCGCCACCCGCTCGTGCAGGCCGCCGCCGTGGTCGGCACGCCCGACCCGTGGCTGGGGGAACGCAGCGTCGCCTTCGTGCAGGTCGCGTTCGTGGAGGCCACCCCCGGCGCGCCCGACCTCGCCCTGACCCTGAAACGCCACCTGCGGGACCTGGGGCTGGCCACCTTCAAGATCCCGGACCGCATCGAGCCGCTGCCCGCGCTGCCGCGCACGCCGCTCGGCAAAACCGACAAGCCCGCCCTGCGCGCCCTCGCCGCCCAGCCTGTCGCCCAGTCCACGCCCTCCACACGCACCTCCAGGAGCCGCCCATGA
- a CDS encoding isochorismate synthase, with protein sequence MTPLTAPPTPHTRPFAWHAPTGSFTAQPLPHTPPGLDSADLPALGRTLLRHAEQAGAARPGVVGAVPFRPGAAPHLRPVDLAAPVVTRPVPVRPVPTLPVATRTLPTLKRAVSVPDAAGFEALVAAAVQTLRAGTLDKVVLGRLLDLHLYAAPDPDAVLARLRAAHPAAYAFSLPLPDDATLIGASPELLLRRAGRDVHLRPMAGTRPRPADPAADPADDAARAHALLHSAKDRAEHALMVQAIADRLAPLCRTLSVPRTPELASTATLWHLATPIHAQLRDDSPGVLDLVPLIHPTPAVCGVPTGAAQAHLEAAEPFDRGWFGGAVGWADGYGDGEWAVTIRCAELRGTHARLFAGAGLVADSDPAGERQETAAKFGTVLAALGFAPADLPDALLEAL encoded by the coding sequence ATGACACCCCTGACCGCACCCCCCACCCCGCACACGCGGCCCTTCGCGTGGCACGCCCCGACCGGGTCGTTCACCGCCCAGCCGCTGCCGCACACCCCGCCGGGCCTGGATTCCGCCGACCTGCCCGCCCTGGGCCGCACGCTGCTGCGCCACGCGGAGCAGGCCGGCGCGGCGCGGCCCGGCGTGGTCGGCGCCGTTCCCTTCCGCCCCGGCGCCGCACCGCACCTGCGGCCGGTGGACCTCGCTGCTCCGGTGGTCACGCGGCCTGTTCCAGTGCGGCCCGTTCCCACGCTGCCCGTCGCCACGCGGACGCTTCCCACACTGAAGCGCGCCGTGAGCGTGCCGGACGCGGCGGGCTTCGAGGCGCTGGTGGCGGCCGCCGTGCAGACCCTGCGCGCCGGAACGCTCGACAAGGTCGTGCTGGGCCGCCTGCTCGACCTGCACCTGTACGCCGCGCCCGACCCGGACGCCGTGCTGGCCCGCCTGCGCGCCGCGCACCCCGCCGCGTACGCGTTCTCGCTGCCGCTGCCGGACGACGCCACCCTGATCGGGGCCAGCCCGGAACTGCTGCTGCGCCGCGCCGGACGGGACGTGCACCTGCGCCCCATGGCCGGGACCCGCCCCCGCCCCGCCGATCCCGCCGCCGACCCGGCCGACGACGCCGCGCGCGCCCACGCGCTGCTGCATTCCGCCAAGGACCGCGCCGAGCACGCGCTGATGGTGCAGGCCATCGCCGACCGGCTCGCGCCGCTGTGCCGCACCCTGAGCGTGCCGCGCACGCCGGAACTGGCGTCCACCGCCACGCTCTGGCACCTCGCCACGCCCATCCACGCGCAGCTGCGTGACGACTCGCCCGGCGTGCTGGACCTCGTGCCGCTCATCCATCCGACCCCGGCCGTGTGCGGCGTCCCGACTGGCGCGGCCCAGGCCCACCTGGAGGCCGCCGAACCCTTCGACCGGGGCTGGTTCGGCGGGGCGGTCGGCTGGGCCGACGGGTACGGGGACGGCGAGTGGGCCGTCACGATCCGCTGCGCCGAACTGCGCGGAACGCACGCGCGCCTGTTCGCCGGGGCGGGACTGGTCGCGGACTCCGACCCGGCCGGCGAGCGGCAGGAGACAGCCGCGAAGTTCGGCACGGTCCTCGCCGCGCTGGGCTTCGCGCCGGCCGACCTGCCCGACGCGCTGCTGGAGGCCCTGTGA
- a CDS encoding SIP domain-containing protein: MTTLPHLSAEEAAAIIDHVNEDHPAELLLLARAFTPAPTPDAAAVTALYEGGLDLQVTHAAGQDTYRVPFTTTDVPPKGRLRATVAAAREALNEQPRTREVRWTVQAVTSPGADLRRLTLHADPDTLTGWRPGYAARFRTPAGERTYTLRRVHPQAALVEVDVYLHGDTPGSVWAAGLQPGDPVEAILGRHETLPDLHGGAALLLGDETALPTLAALLEHWPDAPGPRVLIEIADPGGARYLDDVRLPPGTHLSWVPRAGPSGQALTRAAASLDTPVRAAWGALGSRAAREIRTLLRAAHGLDPASCRVVGYWQS, translated from the coding sequence ATGACCACCCTGCCCCACCTGAGCGCCGAAGAGGCCGCCGCGATCATCGACCACGTCAACGAGGACCACCCGGCCGAACTGCTTCTCCTGGCCCGCGCCTTCACGCCCGCCCCGACCCCCGACGCCGCCGCCGTGACCGCCCTGTACGAAGGCGGGCTGGACCTGCAGGTCACGCACGCCGCCGGGCAGGACACCTACCGCGTGCCCTTCACGACCACCGACGTGCCGCCCAAGGGGCGACTGCGGGCCACCGTCGCCGCCGCCCGCGAAGCACTGAACGAGCAGCCCCGCACCCGCGAGGTCCGCTGGACCGTGCAGGCCGTCACGTCACCCGGCGCGGACCTGCGCCGCCTGACCCTGCACGCCGACCCCGACACGCTGACCGGCTGGCGACCCGGGTACGCCGCCCGTTTCCGCACGCCCGCCGGGGAACGCACGTACACCCTGCGCCGCGTTCACCCGCAGGCCGCGCTCGTCGAGGTGGACGTGTACCTGCACGGCGACACGCCCGGCTCGGTGTGGGCGGCGGGACTGCAACCCGGCGACCCGGTGGAGGCCATCCTGGGCCGCCACGAGACCCTGCCGGACCTGCACGGCGGCGCGGCCCTGCTGCTGGGCGACGAGACCGCCCTGCCCACCCTGGCCGCGCTACTTGAACACTGGCCCGACGCTCCCGGCCCGCGCGTCCTGATCGAGATCGCCGACCCCGGCGGCGCACGCTACCTGGACGACGTGCGCCTGCCGCCCGGCACGCACCTGAGCTGGGTGCCGCGCGCCGGACCGTCCGGACAGGCACTCACACGCGCCGCCGCCTCACTCGACACCCCGGTCCGCGCCGCCTGGGGCGCGCTGGGCAGCCGCGCGGCCCGCGAGATCCGCACGCTGCTGCGCGCCGCGCACGGCCTCGACCCGGCCAGTTGCCGCGTCGTCGGGTACTGGCAGTCCTGA
- a CDS encoding heme/hemin ABC transporter substrate-binding protein, with protein MNARIRTFHLRTAATLLLLSAAPALSSASAATVRGVDDVSVTVTAPKRVVALNATTVELIYRLGKQGTIVGTDVTGTYPPNKIPSVGHWAQLPAEGIIALKPDLVIGTADNFATGTNPGVVAKLRGAGVKVLVLPATDTGGLNGVRTRLDLLGQVYGVPGAAAALNRSFDTTLAAVKANQPARKPRVIFLYAHGPNDASIYGTSGGANDLIELAGGVNAAPFADTRTLTAEALVTINPDAIILLDRGLEAVGGVDGTLKLPGVAQTNAGRNRRIYSVDNSVRWIGPRLPEFALKLARQWKADFKK; from the coding sequence ATGAACGCACGCATCCGCACCTTCCACCTGCGCACCGCCGCCACCCTCCTGCTCCTGAGCGCCGCCCCCGCCCTGTCATCTGCGAGTGCCGCCACCGTGCGCGGCGTGGACGACGTGAGCGTCACCGTCACCGCCCCGAAACGCGTCGTGGCGCTGAACGCCACCACCGTCGAACTGATCTACCGCCTCGGCAAGCAGGGCACCATCGTCGGCACCGACGTGACCGGCACGTACCCCCCCAACAAGATTCCCAGCGTCGGCCACTGGGCGCAGCTGCCCGCCGAGGGCATCATCGCCCTGAAACCCGACCTGGTGATCGGCACCGCCGACAACTTCGCGACCGGCACGAACCCCGGCGTGGTCGCCAAACTGCGCGGCGCGGGCGTGAAGGTACTTGTGCTGCCTGCCACCGACACCGGCGGCCTGAACGGCGTGCGCACCCGCCTGGACCTGCTGGGACAGGTGTACGGCGTGCCCGGCGCGGCCGCCGCCCTGAACCGCTCGTTCGACACCACCCTGGCCGCCGTGAAGGCCAACCAGCCCGCCCGGAAGCCCCGCGTGATCTTCCTGTACGCCCACGGCCCCAACGACGCGAGCATCTACGGCACCAGCGGCGGCGCCAACGACCTGATCGAACTGGCCGGCGGCGTGAACGCCGCGCCGTTCGCGGACACCCGCACCCTGACCGCCGAGGCCCTCGTGACCATCAACCCCGACGCGATCATCCTGCTCGACCGCGGCCTGGAAGCCGTGGGCGGCGTGGACGGCACCCTGAAACTGCCGGGCGTGGCGCAGACGAACGCCGGCCGCAACCGCCGCATCTACTCGGTGGACAACTCGGTCCGCTGGATCGGGCCGCGCCTGCCGGAATTCGCCCTGAAACTCGCCCGCCAGTGGAAAGCCGACTTCAAGAAGTGA
- a CDS encoding FecCD family ABC transporter permease — protein sequence MTVLSTQAAAPSRQRRRAALTLGVLPLALLGAVVLAVGSGAVAISPAQVLSILYSPLGLPPLEAFDTQQAAVLSGIRLPRVVLGALVGAGLAVAGAAMQGLFRNPLADPGLLGLSSGASLAAAASVVLGFTALGPYSLPVAAFTGSLLCTVLISVLAQSRGRVEVSTMLLAGIAVNALCGAGTGLMTFLATDEQLRTITFWSLGTLGGATWPGVLSAAPLILLGALLLPLLGRALNALTIGEHGAASLGVPVGAVKWVTITLIALSVGAGVAVSGTIGFVGLVVPHLLRLLTGPDHRTLLPASALAGATLLVLADLLARTVVTPAELPIGIITALIGAPFFLHLLRARRGQERP from the coding sequence GTGACGGTTCTGAGCACCCAGGCGGCCGCGCCCAGCCGGCAACGCCGCCGCGCGGCCCTCACGCTCGGCGTCCTGCCGCTCGCGCTGCTGGGCGCGGTCGTACTGGCCGTCGGGAGCGGCGCGGTCGCCATCTCGCCCGCGCAGGTGCTGAGCATCCTGTACTCCCCGCTGGGCCTGCCGCCCCTGGAAGCCTTCGACACGCAGCAGGCGGCCGTCCTGAGCGGCATCCGCCTGCCGCGCGTGGTGCTGGGCGCGCTGGTCGGCGCGGGCCTCGCGGTGGCGGGCGCGGCCATGCAGGGCCTGTTCCGGAACCCGCTGGCCGATCCGGGCCTGCTGGGCCTGTCGAGCGGCGCGAGCCTCGCGGCGGCCGCGAGTGTGGTGCTGGGCTTCACGGCCCTCGGCCCGTACTCGCTGCCGGTCGCGGCGTTCACGGGCAGCCTGCTGTGCACCGTGCTGATCAGCGTCCTGGCGCAGAGCCGGGGCCGGGTGGAGGTCAGCACCATGCTGCTGGCCGGGATCGCCGTGAACGCCCTGTGCGGCGCCGGGACCGGCCTGATGACCTTCCTCGCCACCGACGAGCAACTGCGGACCATCACCTTCTGGAGCCTGGGCACGCTGGGCGGCGCCACCTGGCCCGGCGTGCTGAGCGCCGCGCCGCTGATCCTGCTGGGCGCGCTGCTGCTGCCGCTGCTGGGCCGCGCCCTGAACGCCCTGACCATCGGCGAGCACGGCGCCGCCAGCCTGGGCGTGCCGGTCGGGGCCGTCAAGTGGGTCACCATCACCCTGATCGCCCTGAGTGTCGGGGCGGGCGTCGCGGTGTCCGGCACCATCGGGTTCGTCGGGCTGGTCGTGCCGCACCTGCTGCGCCTCCTGACCGGCCCGGACCACCGGACACTGCTGCCCGCCTCGGCCCTGGCGGGCGCCACGCTGCTGGTCCTGGCGGACCTGCTGGCCCGCACGGTCGTCACGCCCGCCGAACTGCCCATCGGAATCATCACGGCCCTGATCGGCGCGCCGTTCTTCCTGCACCTGCTGCGCGCCCGCCGCGGCCAGGAGCGCCCGTGA
- a CDS encoding heme ABC transporter ATP-binding protein, giving the protein MTAPTPVLSLDALTVSVAGRTLLGSVTTSLVRGEVLAVLGRNGAGKSTLLRAVTGELRAAGVTLFGQPLATHRPGPLARRRAAVAQHTPLNFAHEVLDIVLLGRIPHGRHETERDREIARDALRRVGLSGFETRDILTLSGGEQQRVHLARALAQLHTDDPTPDRALLLDEPTASLDLAQQHAVLRLARDLAAQGVGVLAVLHDLNLAAQYADRVLILAGGQVLADGPPDQALTPATIRAAYGHDVLVTRHPCLACPLIVSAS; this is encoded by the coding sequence GTGACCGCCCCCACACCAGTCCTCTCCCTGGACGCCCTGACGGTCAGCGTGGCCGGACGCACCCTGCTCGGCAGCGTCACCACCAGTCTGGTGCGCGGCGAGGTGCTGGCCGTGCTGGGCCGCAACGGCGCCGGCAAGAGCACCCTGCTGCGCGCCGTGACCGGCGAACTGCGCGCCGCCGGGGTCACGCTGTTCGGGCAGCCGCTCGCCACGCACCGCCCCGGCCCGCTGGCCCGCCGCCGGGCCGCCGTCGCCCAGCACACGCCCCTGAACTTCGCCCACGAGGTACTGGACATCGTGCTGCTGGGCCGCATCCCGCACGGCCGCCACGAGACCGAACGGGACCGCGAGATCGCGCGGGACGCGCTGCGCCGCGTGGGCCTGAGCGGCTTCGAGACCCGCGACATCCTCACCCTGTCCGGCGGCGAGCAGCAACGCGTGCACCTCGCCCGCGCCCTGGCGCAACTGCACACGGACGACCCCACCCCCGACCGCGCCCTGCTGCTCGACGAACCCACCGCCAGCCTCGACCTCGCGCAGCAGCACGCCGTCCTGCGTCTCGCCCGCGACCTCGCCGCGCAGGGTGTGGGCGTGCTGGCCGTACTGCACGACCTGAACCTCGCCGCGCAGTACGCCGACCGCGTCCTGATCCTCGCCGGCGGACAGGTGCTGGCCGACGGCCCGCCCGATCAGGCACTCACGCCCGCCACCATCCGCGCCGCGTACGGCCACGACGTCCTCGTGACCCGCCACCCGTGCCTCGCCTGCCCACTGATCGTCAGCGCCAGCTGA
- a CDS encoding glycoside hydrolase family 88 protein, with amino-acid sequence MTTPTTLTTTPHPTTPPLQPHELGEALRAATHKLERNLPWLGHTFPDDATVQGQYRPRPPQQGEPEGANVGWTTGFCTGMLWLTYEHLADDRYRTVADTHVLSFRDRLDRAVDIDHHDLGFLYSLSCVAAHRLTGSTVARQTALDAADLLLRRYFPAAGIIQAWGDLHDPAQRGRIIVDCLMNLPLLYWATEQTGDDRYRAAAYQHALRSRDVLVRPDHTTFHTFHFDVQTGVPLTGSTHQGAHDHSCWARGQAWSIYGFALSYAATRDPRFLKTACELAGYFLSHLPADHVAYWDLSFDASSGEPRDSSAAAIAACGLLELARWLPDGSDRNQAVSTAHSIVASLIRHYATTDHDASNALLLHGVYHRPHGIGVDEANLWGDYFYLEALTRLTRDWTPYW; translated from the coding sequence ATGACCACCCCAACCACACTGACCACCACGCCTCACCCGACCACCCCACCACTGCAACCACATGAACTCGGTGAGGCCCTGCGCGCCGCCACGCACAAACTCGAACGGAACCTCCCGTGGCTCGGCCACACGTTCCCGGACGACGCGACCGTACAGGGTCAGTACCGGCCGCGCCCACCCCAGCAGGGTGAACCCGAAGGTGCCAACGTCGGCTGGACCACCGGTTTCTGCACCGGCATGCTCTGGCTGACCTACGAACACCTCGCCGACGACCGCTACCGCACGGTTGCCGACACGCACGTCCTGAGTTTCCGTGACCGGCTCGACCGGGCCGTCGACATCGACCACCACGACCTCGGGTTCCTGTACAGCCTCTCCTGCGTGGCCGCGCACCGCCTGACCGGCAGTACCGTCGCCCGACAGACAGCCCTGGACGCCGCGGACCTGCTGCTCAGGCGGTACTTCCCGGCCGCTGGAATCATCCAGGCGTGGGGCGACCTGCACGACCCCGCGCAACGTGGGCGCATCATCGTCGACTGCCTGATGAATCTCCCCCTGCTGTACTGGGCCACCGAACAGACCGGCGACGACCGCTACCGCGCCGCCGCGTACCAGCACGCCCTGCGTTCCCGCGACGTCCTCGTGCGCCCCGACCACACCACCTTCCACACGTTCCACTTCGACGTGCAGACCGGCGTCCCCCTCACCGGCAGCACCCATCAGGGCGCACACGACCACTCCTGCTGGGCGCGCGGACAGGCGTGGAGCATCTACGGATTTGCCCTCTCCTACGCCGCCACCCGCGACCCCCGCTTCCTGAAAACGGCCTGCGAGCTCGCCGGGTACTTCCTGTCCCACCTCCCGGCCGATCACGTCGCGTACTGGGACCTGTCCTTCGACGCGTCCTCAGGGGAGCCGCGCGACAGCTCCGCCGCTGCCATCGCAGCGTGCGGACTCCTCGAACTCGCCAGGTGGCTGCCCGACGGCTCCGACCGGAACCAGGCAGTCAGCACTGCCCACAGCATCGTCGCGTCACTCATCCGGCACTACGCAACCACCGACCACGACGCGTCCAACGCCCTGCTCCTGCATGGCGTCTACCACCGACCACACGGCATCGGTGTGGACGAGGCGAACCTCTGGGGCGACTACTTCTACCTCGAAGCGCTCACGCGCCTGACCCGGGACTGGACACCTTACTGGTGA